The nucleotide window caaaaaacaagtttcaagTTTACcattatataaaaaaacgaTATCATTCTAGATTGAAAGATCTTATCAATCAGTGTAGCATTATAGCTTATAATGCGTGATGGGTAGCAGGTGGTCTTGTTTGTAATCTTGAATTATATTTGCTCAGTCGACATAAGGCCTTGTCGTGTATTTTCCGGATGATGAAAGaagatttttcaatttttacatgGTCTCATTTGTTATTGATAACAATAGATATGATGGGGAAATATTTTTCGGGAAGGATCGATATAAAGGTCGCTTGCATCCATTATTAAGAGCCCAGTAACAACCCGATTGACTTGGAAGTAACTTTGTCTACTTGTCCTTTTCGTGGCTTGAAGTGACAACCAATCCAATTACTTAAACCTTCAATTATTTGTTATAGTCTTTGAATTACATTAAAAGATGCGAGCCACTCTAATCTGTTGGCTTCTTTTGGCTAGTCTACTAGCGAACGTTGGAGCAAGATCGCCCGTCTTACCAAAATTCGATGTTGACATCATAACCTCTTTAGATAGCGAAGACGCTAAAGTTGATCCAAAGTTGGTTCGCACTTTGCTTGATAACAATTTCGAAAGCGGAACTTTGAGCCCTTGGTACGATGAATCACCTGGTTACGTCAACTGGCGGGTTGAAAATCTCGCATCACCTTCGGAGGCGAATTCCACGGCACCCAAACCGGCTACCGGCTCTCAATATGTGAGAGCGACGCGTAATGCAGACTTGGCGTCCGGCCTTGCAATCCTTCGTAGCCCAACTTTTACTGCTAGTCCTGGTAAAGTCGATTTAATTGTATTGAAGATTAataattttaattcaaaaactgagttctttcttatttccttttcaaaaccCTGGGGCAGGTGATCGAGTTTCTTTCGATTTCTGGATCCGCTCTAAACGCCCAGAGGGGAATAATCTTGAGGTAATTGTCACGTTTTAGAATCAGAAGATCagtattttagaaaaagaagattttttttccccctctaaCCTTCggttaattatttttctattattgtGTTTAAATTTGTATTACGATTGACATGCAAatgatataatttttttaaaaactgtaCATGACGGGCCGTAGCTGGTCTGGGTGGTAGATCGCACCGAACAACAACTGGTCAGCCTGTCGCAGTTTTCAACCTtgtccaattatgaatggcgAACACAATCCGCTGTTATACCAGTAGATGTTCCTACCGAAGGCGTGGTATGGTATTAACTCATCTTTGCTAAAATTTATGAAAGAATGTACAGATTTTCTCCTTTTGAACCAGTTGGTATTTTATGGCTACTGTGGAAGCAATTACGAAGATGCTGTTGCCATTGATAATATTTTCGTCGAGTCTTCAACTTACACCACCCAAGCACCTGCTTCAGGTAAAAAACTTGATCAATCAATACGACGACTATTTTGCTGTGTTAGTGTGTAAGAAACCTAGTTCAGTCTTTAGTTAACtctaaaaaaatgtgaaaatacTTGAGTAGGCTATATCCTATATACGGTTTACGTTATTTAGACTGCATAGTTTTGTCCGCGTCGTTCGGAACGTTCACATCTCCGAATTATCCTTCAAGTTATCCTGAAAACGCCAATGTATGCTGGTTGATTACTGGTGCTTACAGTATTACGCTGCaatttaataattttgaaaCTGAAACTGGAAAAGACACTCTGAAAGTACGTAAATGTGTAGCTTAATTTCTGGTTGCCAAATGTGGAAGTGATTTGCTGACAATGTTGCCTTTATATTTACAGATTTATTTGGGACCAACAATATCCTCAGAGCTTTTCGCCGACTTGAGTGGCTCATATATACCAAATCAAATAACCAAGTACACTGAATCAATGTTGCTTGTGTTTACAAGTGATTCAGCAAACAGTTATGCAGGATTCAGTATCACCTACCAAATAGTAAGTAAAATGGAGGAAGGCTAACGAGAATTATTGGTTTCAAACGTAAAACTTTGGTGAATCCAGTCTGACTAGGGCCTAATATCCTCATATAGGCGACAACGTAGCAATAGATATTTAAATTGTATGCTTAGTTCCAAATGCTTATTTAAGCCCGTTTAAGTATTCGAAAGTAAGCGCGCTTTAGGAATACGGAAATAAGCGTCTATGTagcatttatttttcaagcaaTAGTCAGTTTTCATTCTAAGAGCCTTAATTATGTCAGTTATTGGTGAGATATTAAATGAAATACCACAGCAAGGATCAATGTAAGCTAAGCAAAGAAGTACAACATACAAATTAAAGTAGGCCTAGTTGATGTATAAAGTATACGAGAATCCCAAGGCATTCTCCTCTTTTATTTAACACGTACGTCTTGTGggcattaaataaaaatctgATGTTTACTGATCTGATTTTATAGGTCTAAAAATAGTTTTACGCTACAATAAACTATTATAACTTTGGTTTTTGTTGTGGTAGGTTCGACAATCAACAACGTCCCCTTCTACAACTTCTTCTCCTCCTACAACAGATCCTCCTACCACAACTCCTTATACAACTCCTTATACAATTTCCAGTACCAAAGCTCCGACATACGCTCCAATTATATGCGGTAGGCCTATATTTTTGAGTTATGATACAATATTGAACACGATCGTCAATAAATCAAGAAGCCGTTCTTGTCTCCCCTAAATGAAATGGAGGAAGCACTTAGTGCTTTTTCTAAGTACCCATTTCTGTGTTTCCTTATGGGAAacttatttgtttattttctaacaattattaatttaaattttgaatccacTTCAACACTGACCTACTTGACAGAAACTACAACGGAATTCCAAACTACAACGGGGTTCCCAACTACAACGGAATTCCAAACTTCAACGGGTACGACGAGTATAATACCTTGCCCGCGTTATTTAATAcccatttctctttttccatATGGGCAACTTTAGATGTCTAATTTCCAATCAATATTTATATTCACTTGGGACTTTTGACATAATGACAGTTGATTtctacacatttttttttgaatcccGATTTGCAGAACACTCCAGTTGTGGCGGTTTAATTAGCGGGTACAGTGGCATCATCAATTCACCAAACTATCCATACGAATACGAAAACAATCTTGATTGCCGCTATTTAATTCAAGTGCCCTGTGGCTATCGAGTGCGATTGTACTTCAATTCTTTTAACACAGAATCGGGTTACGATTTCGTTAATGTAAGATAACACAAATTTTATTACTATCTATATAGAAAGATTGGCAACTCGACGACGAGTAGCATTATACTATATATAGAATTTTGTCATATCCCCTATGGTGACTCGTATATTCAATTGTACGAGGTTCCAAAATTTCTCCTtgattttcacaaaatttttAGAATAGTTGCCAACCATCCCAGTTTACTTCATGCAATACAACATCTTTATCTTTTAAATACGCCAACTATTAGGTTCATGACGGACCATCCACCAGCAACTACCTTATTCTAAGGGCATCTGGCACCACTCGACCTTCTACCGTATATTCGAGCTCAAATGAAATTCTGTTGCGATTCACGACGGACAGCTCCGGGACCAGATCAGGTTGGCAAGCAACATTTGAATACTACTACTAACAAACCTGACAATATTGTAACCGAAGCAAGAGTGAACAATACACAAGGATAGTTATTAGTTAAACGGATAGTTGTTTaaatctagaaaaaaaaaacgtgttgaACACGGTATCAATGACTCTGTTGCCTCAGGATGCAATGCTTATTCAGTGACGATAAGGGATCGAAGGCTTCTTCAGTCAAATTCTGCTATATATATCTCTTCGAACATTAGAACGACGGGGCTTCTCGGCCTGGAAATTCTGGTGACGCAAGTACGCGTTTAAGGAAAATTGTCTGACTTCATTGTCGGTTTGTCGCATT belongs to Daphnia magna isolate NIES linkage group LG1, ASM2063170v1.1, whole genome shotgun sequence and includes:
- the LOC123477029 gene encoding deleted in malignant brain tumors 1 protein-like, with the protein product MRATLICWLLLASLLANVGARSPVLPKFDVDIITSLDSEDAKVDPKLVRTLLDNNFESGTLSPWYDESPGYVNWRVENLASPSEANSTAPKPATGSQYVRATRNADLASGLAILRSPTFTASPGDRVSFDFWIRSKRPEGNNLELVWVVDRTEQQLVSLSQFSTLSNYEWRTQSAVIPVDVPTEGVLVFYGYCGSNYEDAVAIDNIFVESSTYTTQAPASDCIVLSASFGTFTSPNYPSSYPENANVCWLITGAYSITLQFNNFETETGKDTLKIYLGPTISSELFADLSGSYIPNQITKYTESMLLVFTSDSANSYAGFSITYQIVRQSTTSPSTTSSPPTTDPPTTTPYTTPYTISSTKAPTYAPIICETTTEFQTTTGFPTTTEFQTSTEHSSCGGLISGYSGIINSPNYPYEYENNLDCRYLIQVPCGYRVRLYFNSFNTESGYDFVNVHDGPSTSNYLILRASGTTRPSTVYSSSNEILLRFTTDSSGTRSGWQATFEYYY